One Maribacter dokdonensis DSW-8 genomic region harbors:
- a CDS encoding GNAT family N-acetyltransferase: MKPNYFISKDKSLLNVEAIQEFIANSYWGNNRTIEDVKTTIEHSYCFGIYTTDNEQIGFARVVTDYIYFGYFMDVIILDKFQGQGYGKKLVAFMLEDPIIKNLKTLALKTKDAHKMYERYGFNKIGDSALWMSVDKQILE; encoded by the coding sequence AGATAAAAGTCTATTAAATGTGGAAGCCATACAGGAGTTTATCGCAAATTCTTATTGGGGAAATAATAGGACTATTGAAGATGTAAAGACCACTATTGAACATTCGTATTGTTTTGGTATTTATACCACTGATAATGAACAAATTGGTTTTGCTAGGGTAGTAACCGACTATATCTATTTTGGTTATTTTATGGATGTCATTATCCTCGATAAATTTCAAGGTCAGGGTTACGGTAAAAAATTGGTAGCCTTTATGTTAGAAGACCCAATCATAAAAAACCTAAAAACACTTGCATTAAAAACCAAGGATGCCCATAAAATGTATGAGCGTTACGGATTTAATAAAATAGGAGATTCAGCATTGTGGATGTCTGTTGATAAACAAATTTTAGAATAG